In a genomic window of Labilithrix sp.:
- a CDS encoding RluA family pseudouridine synthase — protein sequence MTDPIVLVVPREADGSRLDRFLASTLSAMEDGPSRTELQRWIENGSVSVDGAIKKASEKLREGARIVVEPEPAPKSEALADASVQFDVVHIDDALIVIDKPAGLVVHPAKGHETGTLVNGLLARGLFDEPDDEDEVNGRPSISFRAVPVTAVTAVAPKVEVILPDGTPSDLDKNRPGIVHRLDKGTSGLMVVARHPRARERLKEQFAEHSIEREYVALVVGALTAKTFSTLHGRHPKDRLRFSSKVKTGKRAVTHVKPLERFGKHATYVSCRLETGRTHQIRVHLADHGTPILGDALYGKPPKSEALKTAAAAIDRPALHARVLGFVHPMTGKTMRFESDPPADFQLALEMLRAIP from the coding sequence GTGACCGACCCGATCGTCCTGGTGGTCCCGCGGGAAGCGGACGGGAGCCGCCTGGACCGGTTCCTCGCCTCGACGCTGTCGGCGATGGAGGACGGGCCGTCGCGGACGGAGCTCCAGCGCTGGATCGAGAACGGCAGCGTCAGCGTCGACGGCGCGATCAAGAAGGCGTCGGAGAAGCTGCGCGAGGGGGCGCGCATCGTGGTGGAGCCCGAGCCCGCGCCGAAGAGCGAGGCGCTCGCGGACGCGAGCGTGCAGTTCGACGTCGTCCACATCGACGACGCGCTCATCGTCATCGACAAGCCGGCGGGCCTCGTCGTGCATCCGGCGAAGGGCCACGAGACGGGGACGCTCGTGAACGGGCTCCTCGCGCGCGGCCTCTTCGACGAGCCCGACGACGAGGACGAGGTCAACGGCCGCCCGAGCATCTCGTTCCGCGCGGTCCCGGTCACCGCCGTCACCGCCGTCGCGCCGAAGGTCGAGGTGATCCTCCCCGACGGGACGCCCTCGGACCTCGACAAGAACCGCCCCGGCATCGTGCATCGCCTCGACAAGGGGACGAGCGGCCTGATGGTGGTGGCGCGCCACCCGCGCGCGCGCGAGCGCCTGAAGGAGCAGTTCGCGGAGCACTCGATCGAGCGCGAGTACGTCGCGCTGGTGGTGGGGGCGCTCACGGCGAAGACGTTCTCGACGCTGCACGGGCGTCATCCGAAGGACCGGCTGCGTTTCTCTTCGAAGGTGAAGACGGGCAAGCGCGCGGTGACGCACGTGAAGCCGCTCGAGCGCTTCGGCAAGCACGCGACGTACGTGTCCTGCCGCCTCGAGACGGGGCGCACGCATCAGATCCGGGTGCACCTCGCCGACCACGGCACGCCGATCCTCGGCGACGCGCTCTACGGGAAGCCGCCGAAGAGCGAGGCGCTCAAGACGGCGGCGGCGGCGATCGATCGTCCGGCCCTCCACGCGCGCGTGCTCGGCTTCGTCCACCCGATGACGGGCAAGACGATGCGCTTCGAGTCGGACCCCCCCGCCGACTTCCAGCTCGCGCTCGAGATGTTGCGCGCGATCCCCTGA
- a CDS encoding fatty acyl-AMP ligase, which yields MASDSPTLAAAIEDAAKADPTVGFRFVSDDGVPGFGGKATSEASFSYTALERASARYGGALQALGLKKGDRVVLICPANEDFILCFFGAVRAGIIPVPIYPPLGLGQLQGYLDNTRHIVAKSGARAIVTTAQIKRLLGTVQAASPSLEQVVAVEAIRESLEVLKPVKIEPSDVAFLQYTSGSTSRPKGVTLSHANLMANVRCIMQEGLKVRPGDVGVSWLPLYHDMGLIGFVLSPVVQMVPVVFLPPLLFLKRPIAWFQAMTRHKGTIAYAPNFAFALCVKRIKDKELEGIDLSSWRVAGCGAEPIRPETLEAFVDRFAKVGFDKNALLPSYGMAESSLAISFTEMGEGMKTISVDGDVLWAENTMKLVAEDHAHAVRLVSCGPKFEHHDVAAFPPDDATSEAALPEGKVGELRIKGPSVMSGYWEDAERTKEAFAGGWLRTGDLGFLHEGHVFICGRSKEVIIVNGRNYYPQDLEWEASHAEGVRKGNVVAFGARDNVERDRERVVVAFECQDVPSTAESKDLAREKAHVVQAVRKAVQDGLALTLDDVVPLAPGVLPKTSSGKLQRAKTRELYESGELTSRKAPRAADKVNVIKEAAKSQLSYFKLAVLGGRKTKD from the coding sequence ATGGCTTCCGACTCCCCCACCCTCGCAGCGGCGATCGAAGACGCGGCCAAGGCCGACCCGACGGTGGGCTTTCGCTTCGTCTCCGACGACGGCGTCCCCGGGTTCGGCGGCAAGGCGACGAGCGAGGCCTCCTTCTCGTACACCGCGCTCGAGCGCGCAAGCGCCCGCTACGGCGGGGCGCTCCAGGCGCTGGGCCTCAAGAAGGGCGACCGCGTCGTCCTCATCTGCCCCGCGAACGAGGACTTCATCCTCTGCTTCTTCGGCGCCGTGCGCGCCGGCATCATCCCGGTCCCGATCTACCCGCCGCTCGGCCTCGGCCAGCTCCAGGGCTACCTCGACAACACGCGCCACATCGTCGCCAAGAGCGGCGCGCGCGCGATCGTCACCACCGCCCAGATCAAGCGCCTCCTCGGCACCGTCCAGGCCGCGTCGCCGTCCCTCGAGCAGGTCGTCGCGGTGGAGGCGATCCGCGAGTCGCTCGAGGTGCTCAAGCCGGTGAAGATCGAGCCGAGCGACGTCGCGTTCCTCCAGTACACGAGCGGCTCCACCTCGCGACCGAAGGGCGTCACCCTCTCGCACGCGAACCTGATGGCGAACGTCCGCTGCATCATGCAAGAAGGCCTGAAGGTGAGGCCGGGCGACGTGGGCGTCTCGTGGCTGCCGCTCTACCACGACATGGGGCTCATCGGCTTCGTGCTCTCCCCCGTCGTGCAGATGGTGCCGGTCGTGTTCCTCCCGCCGCTATTGTTCCTCAAGCGGCCGATCGCGTGGTTCCAGGCGATGACGCGGCACAAGGGCACCATCGCCTACGCCCCGAACTTCGCGTTCGCCCTCTGCGTGAAGCGGATCAAGGACAAGGAGCTCGAAGGGATCGACCTCTCGTCGTGGCGCGTCGCCGGCTGCGGCGCGGAGCCGATCCGCCCCGAGACGCTCGAGGCCTTCGTCGACCGCTTCGCGAAGGTCGGCTTCGACAAGAACGCGCTCCTCCCTTCGTACGGGATGGCGGAGTCGTCGCTCGCGATCTCGTTCACCGAGATGGGCGAGGGCATGAAGACGATCTCCGTCGACGGCGACGTGCTGTGGGCGGAGAACACGATGAAGCTCGTCGCCGAGGACCACGCGCACGCGGTGCGCCTCGTCTCGTGCGGCCCGAAGTTCGAGCACCACGACGTCGCGGCGTTCCCGCCCGACGACGCGACGAGCGAGGCCGCGCTCCCCGAGGGCAAGGTCGGCGAGCTCCGCATCAAAGGCCCCTCCGTCATGAGCGGCTACTGGGAGGACGCGGAGCGCACGAAGGAGGCGTTCGCGGGCGGCTGGCTCCGGACCGGCGATCTCGGCTTCCTCCACGAAGGCCACGTCTTCATCTGCGGGCGCTCGAAGGAGGTCATCATCGTCAACGGGCGCAACTACTACCCGCAGGATCTCGAGTGGGAGGCGAGCCACGCCGAGGGCGTACGCAAGGGCAACGTCGTCGCGTTCGGCGCGCGCGACAACGTCGAGCGCGATCGCGAGCGCGTCGTCGTCGCGTTCGAGTGCCAGGACGTCCCCTCCACCGCCGAGTCGAAGGACCTCGCGCGGGAGAAGGCGCACGTCGTCCAGGCCGTACGCAAGGCGGTGCAGGACGGCCTCGCGCTCACGCTCGACGACGTGGTGCCGCTCGCGCCCGGCGTCCTCCCGAAGACGTCGAGCGGCAAGCTGCAGCGCGCGAAGACGCGCGAGCTCTACGAGAGCGGCGAGCTCACGTCGCGCAAGGCGCCGCGCGCGGCGGACAAGGTGAACGTCATCAAGGAAGCGGCGAAGAGCCAGCTCTCGTACTTCAAGCTCGCCGTCCTCGGCGGGCGCAAGACGAAGGACTGA
- a CDS encoding transcriptional repressor: MLDELKRAGLKLTPQRMAIVRALATDTSHPTAQELYERLVPSFPTMSFATVYNTLDALEKLGLVGMLRLGTAVRFDPNTSSHHHAVCDGCGKVVDLPAPAPPPKSVAGFAIRAEERTYRGLCRRCS, from the coding sequence ATGCTCGACGAGCTGAAGCGCGCGGGGCTCAAGCTCACCCCGCAGCGGATGGCGATCGTCCGCGCGCTCGCGACGGACACGTCGCATCCGACCGCGCAGGAGCTCTACGAGCGGCTCGTCCCGTCCTTCCCGACGATGAGCTTCGCGACCGTCTACAACACGCTCGACGCGCTCGAGAAGCTCGGCCTCGTCGGCATGCTGCGCCTCGGCACCGCGGTGCGGTTCGATCCGAACACGAGCTCGCATCACCACGCGGTCTGCGACGGCTGCGGGAAGGTCGTCGACCTCCCCGCCCCCGCGCCTCCGCCGAAGAGCGTCGCGGGCTTCGCGATCCGCGCCGAAGAACGTACCTACCGCGGCCTGTGCCGCCGTTGCAGTTAG
- a CDS encoding rubrerythrin family protein yields the protein MSKLNGTKTHQNLKDAFAGESQANRRYLYFAQVADIEGLPEIAGNFKETADGETGHAHGHLKYLAQVGDPATGLPIGNTEKNLKASIAGETHEYETMYPGMAKAAREEGFDDIAEWFETLAKAEKSHAGRFQKMLDTLK from the coding sequence ATGTCGAAGCTCAATGGGACGAAGACGCACCAGAACCTGAAGGATGCCTTCGCGGGCGAGTCGCAGGCGAACCGCCGCTATCTCTACTTCGCACAGGTCGCGGACATCGAGGGCCTCCCCGAGATCGCCGGCAACTTCAAGGAGACCGCGGACGGCGAGACCGGCCACGCGCACGGCCACCTCAAGTACCTCGCGCAGGTCGGCGACCCGGCGACGGGCCTCCCGATCGGCAACACGGAGAAGAACCTCAAGGCCTCGATCGCGGGCGAGACCCACGAGTACGAGACGATGTACCCGGGCATGGCGAAGGCCGCGCGCGAAGAGGGCTTCGACGACATCGCGGAGTGGTTCGAGACGCTCGCGAAGGCCGAGAAGAGCCACGCGGGCCGCTTCCAGAAGATGCTCGACACACTCAAGTAG
- a CDS encoding 4Fe-4S dicluster domain-containing protein, with product MKINPKPVAPPAFDPRSERYWDERDLEGELGRVFEICHSCRMCVNFCGSFPDLFARVDRDIETKGADGAELLDATDFASVVDLCWQCKMCYIECPYTPDQGHEWLVDFPRLAMREKAQRAKRNGVSLQDRALGEPGKLGAMMSGALSPLTNLVSEQQLLRKVQEKVLGISAEFPLPEFAPQSFESWLKKHEPLPEAGKSGKVALFATCTGDYNYPRIAAASVRILEKNGFEVVRPEQECCGIPNLDGGDIEGATAKARFNVDKLLPLVEDGMLVVVPGPTCSYTMKKEWPELLGTPEAKKVAAATVDVMELMERLRREKTLVKEFTTSLGKVAYHAACHLRAQKIGTPGARILGLAPDTEVDVVEKCSAVDGTWGMKAQYYELGRKYAQKLKRGIENVEPALVVTDCPLSALRIQKENDRVALHPAEALARAYGIEPEASLQRVKGAES from the coding sequence ATGAAGATCAACCCCAAGCCTGTCGCCCCGCCGGCGTTCGATCCGCGCTCCGAGCGCTACTGGGACGAGCGTGACCTCGAGGGCGAGCTCGGGCGCGTCTTCGAGATCTGTCACTCCTGCCGGATGTGCGTGAATTTCTGCGGGAGCTTCCCGGATCTGTTCGCGCGCGTCGATCGCGACATCGAGACGAAGGGCGCGGACGGCGCCGAGCTCCTCGACGCGACGGACTTCGCGTCCGTGGTCGACCTCTGCTGGCAGTGCAAGATGTGTTACATCGAGTGCCCCTACACGCCGGACCAGGGGCACGAGTGGCTCGTCGACTTCCCTCGCCTCGCGATGCGCGAGAAGGCGCAGCGGGCGAAGCGGAACGGTGTCTCGCTCCAGGACCGCGCTCTCGGCGAGCCGGGCAAGCTCGGCGCGATGATGAGCGGCGCGCTCTCGCCGCTCACGAACCTCGTCAGCGAGCAGCAGCTCCTCCGCAAGGTGCAGGAGAAGGTCCTCGGCATCTCGGCCGAGTTCCCGCTGCCGGAGTTCGCGCCGCAGTCCTTCGAGTCCTGGCTCAAGAAGCACGAGCCGCTGCCGGAGGCGGGCAAGAGCGGGAAGGTCGCGCTCTTCGCGACGTGCACCGGCGACTACAACTACCCGCGCATCGCCGCTGCGAGCGTGCGCATCCTCGAGAAGAACGGCTTCGAGGTCGTCCGTCCCGAGCAGGAGTGCTGCGGGATCCCGAACCTCGACGGCGGCGACATCGAAGGCGCGACCGCGAAGGCGCGCTTCAACGTCGACAAGCTCCTCCCCCTCGTGGAGGACGGGATGCTCGTCGTCGTGCCGGGGCCGACGTGCTCTTACACGATGAAGAAGGAGTGGCCCGAGCTCCTCGGCACGCCGGAGGCGAAGAAGGTCGCCGCCGCGACGGTCGACGTGATGGAGCTGATGGAGCGCCTCCGCCGCGAGAAGACGCTCGTGAAGGAGTTCACGACCTCGCTCGGCAAGGTCGCGTACCACGCCGCGTGCCACCTCCGCGCGCAGAAGATCGGCACGCCCGGCGCGCGCATCCTCGGCCTCGCGCCCGACACCGAGGTCGACGTGGTCGAGAAATGCTCCGCCGTCGACGGGACGTGGGGGATGAAGGCGCAGTACTACGAGCTGGGGAGGAAGTACGCGCAGAAGCTGAAGCGCGGGATCGAGAACGTGGAGCCCGCGCTCGTCGTCACCGATTGCCCGCTCTCCGCGCTCCGCATCCAGAAGGAGAACGATCGCGTCGCGCTCCACCCGGCCGAGGCGCTCGCGCGCGCCTACGGCATCGAACCGGAGGCGAGCCTACAGCGCGTGAAGGGAGCGGAGTCATGA
- a CDS encoding DUF3501 family protein — protein sequence MKQVERAEVMGMADYETIRDRFRARVIQEKKGRRVFLGDRASCVFENHDTVLLQIQEMLRTERITREASIQHEIDTYNELIPKEHELSATILIEIEDKATRDAFLSAAVGLEKTFSLVVDGHACPGKVDPSREDATRTTAVHYVKFDLAAEAERRLRDVLAKKVSASDVVMELASSHPEYRVAARLPAALVASLAEDLAP from the coding sequence ATGAAGCAAGTGGAGCGGGCCGAGGTCATGGGGATGGCGGACTACGAGACGATCCGCGATCGCTTCCGCGCGCGCGTCATCCAGGAGAAGAAGGGCCGCCGCGTCTTCCTCGGCGACCGCGCGTCGTGCGTGTTCGAGAACCACGACACGGTGCTGCTCCAGATCCAGGAGATGCTCCGGACCGAGCGCATCACGCGCGAGGCGTCGATCCAGCACGAGATCGACACCTACAACGAGCTCATCCCGAAGGAGCACGAGCTCTCGGCGACGATCCTGATCGAGATCGAGGACAAGGCGACGCGCGACGCGTTCCTCTCCGCGGCGGTCGGCCTCGAGAAGACGTTCTCGCTCGTCGTCGACGGCCACGCGTGCCCGGGCAAGGTCGATCCTTCGCGCGAGGACGCGACGCGCACGACCGCGGTCCACTACGTCAAGTTCGACCTCGCCGCCGAGGCGGAGCGCCGCCTCCGCGACGTGCTCGCGAAGAAGGTGAGCGCGAGCGACGTCGTCATGGAGCTCGCGTCCTCCCACCCGGAGTACCGCGTCGCGGCGCGCCTTCCTGCCGCGCTCGTCGCGAGCCTCGCCGAAGACCTCGCGCCGTGA
- a CDS encoding acyl-CoA thioesterase, producing MYERAVRFEEVDAAGIAFFARFFNWCHEAMERFFDGIPKGYVHLILGRRIGFPAVHLTADWKAPLRYGDVARIETAVVKVGTTSAVFRYTLTRVSDGVLCATIEHTTVSTDLDTMTKRPLPDDCRELLEAHLIRSEE from the coding sequence GTGTACGAGCGCGCGGTCCGCTTCGAGGAGGTCGACGCGGCCGGGATCGCGTTCTTCGCGCGCTTCTTCAACTGGTGCCACGAGGCGATGGAGCGCTTCTTCGACGGGATCCCGAAGGGCTACGTCCACCTGATCCTCGGGCGGCGCATCGGCTTCCCCGCCGTTCACCTCACCGCCGACTGGAAGGCGCCGCTCCGCTACGGCGACGTGGCGCGGATCGAGACCGCGGTCGTGAAGGTCGGCACCACCTCGGCGGTCTTTCGCTACACCCTGACGCGCGTGTCGGACGGCGTCCTCTGCGCCACCATCGAGCACACCACCGTCTCGACCGACCTCGACACGATGACGAAGCGGCCGCTGCCGGACGATTGCCGCGAGCTGCTCGAAGCGCATTTGATACGTTCGGAGGAATGA
- a CDS encoding protein kinase yields the protein MSRDATRTIVEGAPARSSDEDELAVESTLADARAPAVDPEFESTLSDAKAPAVTELEPTIESLPREVRPPPMSAAPETVIFGGRYQVKGVLGGGAMGTVYRALDRALDEPVALKLLKRELAVSPELVERFRREVKLSRRVTHRNVARVFDIGAHGQQPFLTMELVDGISLAEILARRGALPPREVHSIALDLCAGLGAAHDAGVVHRDLKPENVLVETGGRVVVTDFGVACALTERDLPHGAAGALVGSPAYMAPEQVEGTTDPDARADIYAFGVMLYELCTGKMPWEGGSIFAIAAARLVRPPPDPRARVPDLPATLAEVVVRAMARKREDRFASVEEIVTALARSSELPATVLAPPPPPDTALRRPANRAVAVMPLVNGLGAEAEYFARGYVAELLGLLGALQSLQVRQTPATAGDGPREVGRSLGVQTVVSGTLERTLEGVRLTVRLVTVEDGLNLWLRRIEASSVLQLALTARAHANEIAQILDADGDAPAARETPVDPRSADFHMQGRFAYQRAWYEANESAVQLLETAHILAPREPTIAATLALALAREYGTGGGGEPAANRARELAEQALAAAPQLADARVALAALHAYDGEGVAAAGELRRALAAMPDEVEALDWTGRLLVEVGDPERGLAYLDRAYALEPALIVSRLSATLARALVGDWQRVDHDFSVVPPDPADRVMHWIYRARVGIWRGEVSLPLPDLSTLPGTGAASIMAMFHILMSRRIEPHIRGLVEQMLPTRHSSTVAPRRAILNAQLRAELLAYAGLVDEAAAALADADTTGIFDLVWLERCPAIAPLRSLPDWSRIHRSVATRAARVRAALGSKV from the coding sequence ATGAGCCGCGACGCGACGCGCACGATCGTCGAGGGGGCGCCGGCGCGCTCCTCCGACGAGGACGAGCTCGCGGTCGAGTCCACCCTCGCGGACGCAAGAGCGCCGGCGGTGGATCCCGAGTTCGAGTCGACGCTCTCCGACGCGAAGGCGCCGGCGGTCACCGAGCTCGAGCCCACGATCGAGTCGCTCCCGCGCGAGGTCCGTCCGCCGCCGATGTCGGCCGCGCCCGAGACCGTGATCTTCGGCGGGCGCTACCAGGTGAAGGGCGTCCTCGGCGGCGGGGCGATGGGCACGGTGTACCGCGCGCTCGATCGCGCGCTCGACGAGCCGGTCGCGCTGAAGCTCTTGAAGCGTGAGCTCGCGGTGTCGCCCGAGCTCGTGGAGCGCTTCCGGCGCGAGGTGAAGCTCTCGCGCCGGGTCACCCATCGCAACGTCGCGCGCGTGTTCGACATCGGCGCGCACGGGCAGCAGCCGTTCCTGACGATGGAGCTCGTCGACGGCATCTCGCTCGCGGAGATCCTCGCCCGGCGCGGCGCGCTCCCGCCGCGCGAGGTCCACTCGATCGCGCTCGACCTCTGCGCCGGGCTCGGCGCCGCGCACGACGCCGGCGTCGTGCATCGCGATCTCAAGCCGGAGAACGTGCTCGTCGAGACGGGCGGGCGCGTCGTCGTCACCGACTTCGGCGTCGCGTGCGCGCTGACGGAGCGCGATCTCCCGCACGGCGCGGCGGGCGCGCTCGTCGGCTCGCCCGCGTACATGGCGCCGGAGCAGGTCGAGGGCACCACCGATCCCGACGCGCGCGCCGACATCTACGCGTTCGGCGTCATGCTCTACGAGCTGTGCACCGGGAAGATGCCGTGGGAAGGCGGCAGCATCTTCGCGATCGCCGCCGCGCGCCTCGTGCGTCCCCCGCCCGACCCGCGCGCGCGCGTCCCCGATCTCCCCGCCACCCTCGCCGAGGTCGTCGTCCGCGCGATGGCGCGAAAGCGCGAGGATCGCTTCGCGAGCGTCGAGGAGATCGTGACCGCCCTCGCGCGGAGCTCCGAGCTCCCGGCCACCGTCCTCGCGCCGCCTCCGCCGCCCGACACGGCGCTGCGGCGGCCGGCGAACCGCGCCGTCGCGGTGATGCCGCTCGTGAACGGGCTCGGCGCGGAGGCGGAGTACTTCGCGCGCGGCTACGTCGCCGAGCTGCTCGGTCTCCTCGGCGCGCTGCAGAGCCTCCAGGTGCGGCAGACGCCGGCGACCGCGGGCGACGGACCGCGCGAGGTCGGCCGCTCGCTCGGCGTGCAGACGGTCGTGAGCGGCACGCTCGAGCGAACGCTCGAGGGCGTGCGCCTCACCGTGCGCCTCGTCACGGTGGAGGACGGGCTGAACCTCTGGCTCCGCCGCATCGAGGCGTCGAGCGTGCTCCAGCTCGCGCTCACCGCGCGCGCGCACGCGAACGAGATCGCGCAGATCCTCGACGCCGACGGCGACGCGCCGGCCGCGCGCGAGACGCCGGTCGATCCACGCTCCGCCGACTTCCACATGCAAGGGCGCTTCGCGTACCAGCGCGCGTGGTACGAGGCGAACGAGTCGGCGGTGCAGCTCCTCGAGACGGCGCACATCCTCGCGCCGCGCGAGCCCACGATCGCGGCGACGCTCGCGCTCGCGCTCGCCCGCGAGTACGGCACCGGCGGCGGCGGCGAGCCCGCGGCGAACCGCGCGCGCGAGCTCGCGGAGCAGGCCCTCGCCGCCGCGCCGCAGCTCGCCGACGCGCGCGTCGCGCTCGCGGCGCTCCACGCCTACGACGGCGAAGGTGTCGCCGCGGCCGGCGAGCTGCGGCGCGCGCTCGCGGCGATGCCGGACGAGGTCGAGGCGCTCGACTGGACCGGCCGCCTCCTCGTCGAGGTCGGCGATCCCGAGCGCGGCCTCGCCTACCTCGATCGCGCGTACGCGCTCGAGCCGGCGCTCATCGTCTCGCGGCTGTCGGCCACGCTCGCGCGCGCGCTCGTCGGCGACTGGCAGCGCGTCGACCATGACTTCAGCGTCGTCCCGCCCGATCCCGCCGATCGCGTGATGCACTGGATCTACCGCGCGCGCGTCGGCATCTGGCGCGGCGAGGTCTCGCTCCCGCTCCCGGACCTCAGCACGCTCCCCGGGACCGGAGCGGCGTCGATCATGGCGATGTTCCACATCCTCATGTCGCGCCGGATCGAGCCGCACATCCGCGGCCTCGTCGAGCAGATGCTGCCGACGAGACACTCGAGCACCGTCGCCCCGCGCCGCGCGATCCTCAACGCGCAGCTCCGCGCCGAGCTCCTCGCGTACGCGGGCCTCGTCGACGAGGCCGCCGCCGCGCTCGCGGACGCCGACACGACCGGCATCTTCGACCTCGTGTGGCTCGAGCGCTGCCCCGCGATCGCGCCGCTGCGATCGCTGCCGGACTGGTCCCGCATCCACCGCAGCGTCGCGACCCGCGCCGCGCGCGTCCGCGCCGCGCTCGGCTCGAAGGTCTGA
- a CDS encoding response regulator: MEIGESGKTELRVVVIEDEADDLDLLLRELRRGGYACSHAHVESKSALEVALTTARWDLIISDWSLPAFDGLAAFRLTRQLGFDIPFIIVSGTLAEEHAVEALKAGVNDFVTKGRFARLLPAIERELREAEVRRQKRLAERDLERQREETERSERLLRSVLQSVPDGVVVVDASGAIKEWSAGADAVLRMPRSDVPLAKWSEHYGLYEADRSTPVAEHAIGRALAGTAVDRVEVFLRNAGAPKGAWLSVSSRPLKSADGTITGALCVFHDITKEKASQEQLMISDRMASVGMLAAGVAHEINNPLGAALLNLESTHEMLSRAPENRDEKELNTAMRDARAAVARVREIVRDLKLFSRHEDGEADRADVKEALESSLRMAFNEIRHRARVVKQYEKTPVVNGSESRLGQVFLNLLVNAAQAIPEGNLEGNTIRISTDVDAMGRAVVEITDSGAGIRPEDVPNLFTPFFTTKPPGIGTGLGLPICQRIIGQMGGDIQVESEPGKGSTFRVVLPAAKARSADGRTLRPATTAGAAPAERRARVLVVDDEEMLAAAIRRVLSRQHDVVTTTRAEDALEKLRSGSTFDIIFSDLMMPQITGMELYERICVEFPEHAPRVVFLTGGAFTQAAREFLAKVTNPTLEKPIDRASLLSLVSERVKDRGPATLAGE; the protein is encoded by the coding sequence GTGGAGATCGGCGAAAGCGGGAAAACAGAACTCCGTGTCGTCGTCATCGAGGACGAGGCGGACGATCTCGATCTCCTCCTTCGCGAGCTGCGTCGCGGCGGCTACGCCTGCTCGCACGCCCACGTCGAGAGCAAGAGCGCGCTCGAGGTGGCGCTCACCACCGCGCGGTGGGACCTCATCATCTCCGATTGGTCGCTCCCGGCCTTCGACGGCCTCGCCGCCTTCCGCCTGACGCGCCAGCTCGGCTTCGACATCCCGTTCATCATCGTGTCGGGGACGCTCGCGGAGGAGCACGCGGTCGAGGCGCTGAAGGCGGGCGTGAACGACTTCGTCACGAAGGGCCGCTTCGCGCGGCTCCTCCCCGCGATCGAGCGCGAGCTGCGCGAGGCCGAGGTGCGCCGGCAGAAGCGGCTCGCCGAGCGCGACCTCGAGCGACAGCGCGAGGAGACGGAGCGCTCCGAGCGTCTCCTCCGCAGCGTGCTCCAGTCGGTGCCCGACGGCGTCGTCGTCGTCGACGCGAGCGGCGCGATCAAGGAGTGGAGCGCGGGCGCCGACGCCGTCCTCCGGATGCCGCGGAGCGACGTGCCGCTCGCGAAGTGGTCGGAGCACTACGGCCTCTACGAGGCGGATCGGAGCACGCCCGTCGCCGAGCACGCGATCGGCCGCGCGCTCGCGGGGACGGCGGTCGACCGCGTCGAGGTCTTCCTCCGCAACGCCGGCGCGCCGAAGGGCGCCTGGCTCAGCGTGAGCTCGCGTCCGCTGAAGAGCGCCGACGGCACCATCACCGGCGCGCTGTGCGTCTTCCACGACATCACGAAGGAGAAGGCGTCGCAGGAGCAGCTCATGATCTCGGACCGCATGGCGTCGGTCGGCATGCTCGCCGCCGGCGTCGCGCACGAGATCAACAACCCGCTCGGCGCCGCGCTCCTGAACCTCGAGAGCACGCACGAGATGCTCTCGCGCGCGCCGGAGAACCGCGACGAGAAGGAGCTCAACACCGCGATGCGCGACGCGCGGGCGGCGGTGGCGCGCGTCCGCGAGATCGTCCGTGACCTCAAGCTCTTCTCGCGACACGAGGACGGCGAGGCGGATCGCGCGGACGTGAAGGAGGCGCTCGAGTCGAGCCTCCGCATGGCGTTCAACGAGATCCGCCATCGCGCGCGGGTCGTGAAGCAGTACGAGAAGACGCCGGTCGTGAACGGCTCCGAGAGCCGCCTCGGTCAGGTGTTCCTCAACCTGCTCGTGAACGCGGCGCAGGCGATCCCGGAGGGCAACCTCGAGGGCAACACGATCCGCATCTCGACGGACGTGGACGCGATGGGCCGCGCCGTCGTCGAGATCACCGACAGCGGCGCCGGCATCCGGCCGGAGGACGTCCCGAACCTCTTCACGCCGTTCTTCACGACGAAGCCGCCCGGGATCGGCACCGGCCTCGGCCTCCCGATCTGCCAGCGGATCATCGGGCAGATGGGCGGCGACATCCAGGTGGAGAGCGAGCCGGGGAAGGGCTCCACCTTCCGCGTCGTGCTCCCCGCCGCGAAGGCGCGCTCGGCGGACGGGCGCACGCTGCGGCCGGCGACGACCGCGGGCGCGGCGCCGGCCGAGCGGCGCGCGCGCGTGCTCGTCGTCGACGACGAAGAGATGCTCGCCGCCGCGATCCGGCGCGTGCTCTCGCGCCAGCACGACGTCGTGACGACGACGCGGGCGGAGGACGCGCTCGAGAAGCTCCGCTCCGGGAGCACCTTCGACATCATCTTCTCCGACCTCATGATGCCGCAGATCACGGGGATGGAGCTCTACGAGCGGATCTGCGTCGAGTTCCCGGAGCACGCTCCGCGCGTCGTGTTCCTCACCGGCGGCGCGTTCACGCAGGCCGCGCGCGAGTTCCTCGCGAAGGTGACGAACCCCACCCTCGAGAAGCCGATCGATCGCGCGAGCCTCCTCTCGCTCGTGAGCGAGCGCGTCAAGGACCGTGGCCCCGCGACATTAGCCGGGGAGTAG